From the genome of Eucalyptus grandis isolate ANBG69807.140 chromosome 2, ASM1654582v1, whole genome shotgun sequence, one region includes:
- the LOC104425303 gene encoding uncharacterized protein LOC104425303, protein MVFTKKLTWKMAMAFKIFMRLAVCYLGISWFLLAAAIPATRSLSSSNEIKSLPEWKSLSLDGVELIEGGATHEVERRMDVEKNDYPGPGHNPRHDPPPVPTH, encoded by the exons ATGGTTTTCACGAAGAAGTTGACTTGGAAGATGGCCATGGCGTTCAAAATCTTCATGAGGCTGGCGGTGTGTTATCTGGGCATTTCTTGGTTCCTCTTAGCTGCTGCCATTCCTGCAACCC GAAGCTTGAGCTCGAGCAACGAAATCAAATCACTCCCGGAATGGAAATCACTTTCTCTG GATGGTGTGGAGCTGATCGAAGGTGGAGCGACACACGAAGTGGAGAGACGGATGGACGTGGAGAAAAATGACTATCCAGGACCAGGCCATAATCCTCGTCATGACCCACCCCCAGTTCCAACCCATTGA
- the LOC104425305 gene encoding uncharacterized protein LOC104425305, producing the protein MVFTKKLTWKMAMAFKIFMRLAVCYLGISWFLLAAAIPATRSLSSSHEVISLPELKSLSLDGVELIEGGATHEVERRMDVEKNDYPVPGHNPRHDPAPIPTH; encoded by the exons ATGGTTTTCACAAAGAAGTTGACTTGGAAGATGGCCATGGCGTTCAAGATATTCATGAGGCTGGCGGTGTGTTATCTGGGCATTTCTTGGTTCCTCTTAGCTGCTGCCATTCCTGCAACCC GAAGCTTGAGCTCGAGCCACGAAGTCATATCACTCCCGGAATTGAAATCACTTTCTCTG GATGGTGTGGAGCTGATCGAAGGTGGAGCGACACACGAAGTGGAGAGAAGGATGGACGTGGAGAAAAACGACTATCCAGTACCAGGCCATAATCCTCGTCATGACCCAGCGCCAATTCCAACCCATTGA